The Enterococcus wangshanyuanii genome has a window encoding:
- a CDS encoding CHAP domain-containing protein, whose protein sequence is MEWQVQSSVYGHVAFVEYVNSDGTFVISEMNVSGEYSMSWRVLKKEAGEYFMRVK, encoded by the coding sequence ATGGAGTGGCAGGTTCAAAGTTCTGTATACGGGCATGTGGCATTTGTAGAATATGTTAACAGCGATGGAACGTTTGTAATCTCTGAAATGAATGTGAGTGGTGAATACTCCATGAGTTGGCGTGTATTGAAGAAAGAAGCAGGCGAATACTTTATGCGTGTGAAATAA